From the Solanum pennellii chromosome 4, SPENNV200 genome, one window contains:
- the LOC107018438 gene encoding actin-depolymerizing factor 2, whose protein sequence is MANAASGMAVHDDCKLKFLELKAKRTYRFIIYKIEEKQKQVVVEKLGEPTESYEDFAAGLPADECRYAVYDFDFMTEENCQKSRIFFIAWSPDTARVRSKMIYASSKDRFKRELDGFQVELQATDPTEMGLDVFRSRAGGIEC, encoded by the exons ATG GCTAACGCAGCATCTGGGATGGCTGTGCATGATGATTGCAAGCTGAAGTTTTTAGAGTTGAAGGCAAAAAGAACTTACCGTTTCATCATCTATAAGATTGAAGAGAAGCAAAAGCAGGTTGTTGTGGAAAAGCTTGGCGAACCAACTGAAAGCTATGAGGATTTCGCTGCAGGCCTCCCTGCTGATGAGTGTCGATACGCTGTCTATGACTTTGATTTCATGACAGAAGAAAACTGCCAGAAGAGCAGAATATTCTTCATTGCTTG GTCACCTGACACAGCAAGGGTGAGAAGCAAGATGATTTATGCAAGCTCCAAAGATAGGTTCAAGAGAGAGCTTGATGGATTCCAGGTAGAGCTGCAAGCAACTGATCCTACAGAGATGGGGCTTGATGTTTTCAGAAGCCGAGCTGGTGGAATTGAATGTTGA